The Pseudomonadota bacterium DNA window AGGCCGTCGAAGAGTTCGATCTGGGTCGCGCGGATGTTGGGTTCCGTCAAGGCCCCCTCGCCCAACTGGACCAGCGCGTTCGGCTCTTCCGGACCGGCGGTGACGATGCCGCGCGGCCGGTGGTACTTGAAGCTGCGCCCAACCAGATGCACGCCGTTGGCAAGCAAGGCAGAGGCCAGGGTATCACCGGGATGGCCGAGGAAACGGTCACCGTCATAGGTGAAGGCAAGCTCGCGGCTGCGATCGATCAAGCCGCCTTCGCTATTGCGGAACGACTGGCTCATGCGTCGTCTCCGTCAAGCGTCGGCCTAGGCTCGGTGATGCCGTAGACCTTCAGGACCTCATGGGTGACCGTCGAGCGCGCGACATGGAACCACTTGCGGCAGCCATGGGCGTGAAACCAGCGCTCGAAGTGGACGCCCTTCGGGTTCTCGCGCATGAAGAGATAGTCGCCCCACTCAGCGTCGCT harbors:
- a CDS encoding sarcosine oxidase subunit delta; its protein translation is MLVITCPWCGARAQTEFTCGGEGHIVRPDPDTASDAEWGDYLFMRENPKGVHFERWFHAHGCRKWFHVARSTVTHEVLKVYGITEPRPTLDGDDA